A stretch of DNA from Ranitomeya variabilis isolate aRanVar5 chromosome 1, aRanVar5.hap1, whole genome shotgun sequence:
gccaattctggcacttagcctcgctcttcccactagccctgtagcaagtggggtaatagttgtgggggttgatgtcacctttgtgacatcaagcccggAGGTTAGTAATACAGAagggtcaataagatgccccccattactaactccatagtcaaatagttaagaaaacacagacacccagtaaaaaatcctttaattgaaaaaaagacacatactCTTTTAATGTTCTAAAGTAAATCATACTTACTGCCACACCTAATTCCCcgacgcccttgatctcctgtaataaaagtaaaataataaaccaacaatatacccatacctgtccgtcgttgtgttcCATGCAGTAATTCATATCTGGGGGTTATACAgtgttcaacctggacggtgcaaagATGCAACCGTCCCGCctaaaaaccactggtgaatgagctgctgagagtggagcttcagtgactagcggtgacgtcactgaagctgtgcACACTTAAAGCCTGAACTGCTCTgaactctggaccgtgggaaaatgcactgtgttttttgGTAGAGGTTCCCTGGTTAAGGTCTCTGTAAAAAGTTCCGTGATTTTTGGCCAAGGTTTTTGTGTACAGCTCAGTATCTCTTTGTTGGGTTCACTGTGTAAGGCTCCATGTTTCTTGGTCGACGTCTCTGTGTAAGGCTCAGTGTTTCTTCGTTGGGGACGCTGCGGAAGGATGTGTTTTTTGGTAGGAGATGCCATGTTTCTTGGTTGGGGTCTCTGTTAAAAGCTCTGTAATATTTTGCCGGGGTTTCTGTGAACGGCTCCATAATTcttggttggggtctctgtgtaagGCTTTGTGTTTCGTGGTCAAGGTCTCTTGTTAAGGCTCCTTGTTTCTTGGTCGGGGTTTCTGTAAATGGCTCCGTGATTCTTGGCTGGGGTTTCTGTGAACAGCTCCATGATTTTTGATTGGGGTCTGTGTGTAAGGCTTCGTATTTATTGGTCGAGGTCTCTATATTAAGCTCCAGGTTTCTGCTCTGTGGAGGTACTCTATGCTATGTCTTTCTGTTGACCGTGAACTTGGTATTTCATTTCCTCTAAGAAACAAGCCAATGATTTGGTGCAGGCGTTGATGAAATGCACCCCTCACTACATACGCTGCATCAAGCCCAATGAGACGAAGAAATCGCGTGACTGGGAGGACAGCAGGTAGCTGGGGAGGAGGGAGTTAACCTGAGCCCAATGGGTGAAGAGAGATCTGACTCATTCTGTTTCCTCATCCAGGGTGAAGCATCAGGTGGAATATTTAGGCTTGcgggaaaacatccgtgtgcgacGTGCAGGGTATGCATATCGTAGAGCCTTCCAGAAGTTTCTTACTCGGTATATAGCAGTACATTGTGTGCATGTTTTTTGGGGTGCATTCTCTGGACCCCGAGGTCTAATGGCCAATGTATCTGTAGCTATGCCATACTGACACGGGAGACATGGCCAGAATGGAGAGGAGACCAGAAGAAAGGGGTCCTCCATTTGCTGCAGTCGGTCAACATGGACTCTGATCAGTACCAGCTGGGCAAAAGCAAAGTGTTCATCAAAGCTCCTGAATCTGTAAGTGTAGGAAGGGTATTATATTGATAAGTCTGTGTGTAACAAAGTTATATCACAGTTTTCTTGTGGATTTAGCTCTTCTTGTTGGAAGAAATGAGGGAGAGGAAGTACGACAGTTTTGCCCGCGTTATTCAGAAAGCCTGGCGCAAGCATACCGCTGTGCGCAAATACATCCGTATGAGAGCGGAAGGTAGGTGGTGGGGTGATGTGACCAAGAGATGGCAATCTGCCTGCCGGCAGTCATATCCACAGCCTATCTGTCACCAGCTTCCTCCATCGTCCTGAACAAGAAGGAACGGCGCAGGAACAGCATCAACAGGAACTTTGTGGGGGATTACATTGGCATGGATGGCTTGCCGGAGCTGCGCCAGTTTGTGGGGCGCAGAGAGAGGATTGATTTTGCAGACACAGTAGTGAAGTTTGATCGACGTTTTAAGGTAAGGAACCATTCCTGTAGGCTCGGGGTGTCCCGGCCAAAGCTTGTGCTCCTGTCACTAATCATAGACATGTGATGTAGACCCTGAAGCGAGACCTGGTGCTGACCCCCAAATTCCTGTACCTGATTGGTCGAGAGAAAGTGAAGCAAGGACCAGAGAAGGGGCAAATCAAAGAGGTACTGAAGCGGAAGATTGAGCTGAAGGATATCCTGTCTGTATCATTAAGGTAAGGAAAGCTGAACTGCGTGTGAAGAAGGTGGCTCTGGTCTGGTTCTGATCCTCCCCATCATCATCCACGCTCTCCACAGTCAGCTGCAGGATGACTTCCTGGTGATTCACGAGGCACAGTACGACAGCGTCCTGGAGAGCGTCTTCAAGACGGAGTTTCTCAGCCTTCTCTATAAAAGGTACGAGGAGAGGACGCAGAAGAAGCTGCAGCTGCGATTCAGCAATCAGTAAGTGGGTGCGGAGGGCGGTAAGGACGATTCTCTCTGACTTGCCATATAGAGGTGTTTGTCCCTGAGGATGGAGAAACACGTTTTTCCCTTCTAGGCTGGAGTTTAAGGTAAAGAAAGAAGGGTGGACTCCCTGGGGGGCTGCTGGCTCTCGACAGCTGCAGTTTCAGCCAGGAATGGGCGACATGGCCGTCCTAAAGGCATCAGGAAAGGCAATGGTTGTCAGCATCGGCCCTGGTTTACCTGCAAATTCTAGTAAGTAAGAGCTGGATTCATGGGTTATGGACGGCACAACGAATAACTGCTCCTCTTCTTTGCAGGACCGACACGGAAGGACAACCGAAAAAGCCAGTATTTTGATGGTCGGGGCAGAGCTACAGGGTGCGGTGAGTGTGACTTTTAGATGGGGCCAATGGCCTCTATTCTTTACAGAAATGTCAGCTTGTCTGGTGTTTTGGTTCCTAGAAGCTCCGTCATCCAATGGAAGCAACAAGAAGTCCCGTCCCCGGCTGACACAACGAATGTCCTTCACCTCCCGACAGAGCAGTATGGATCAGCCAAGTCTACCCAGACAGGGGGCTAGCCCGAGGGCCAAGGCTCCACCCGCAAACATTGACTTGGGCTTCATGAATGTCCCTGATGAGGGAGTGGCAGGGTGAGGATGTGGGAAGGGGTGAGAAGAGTAATGATGCTGATAACAGATCTGAGGTCCCTGTTTGAAAGGATCTGCTCCAGCTGTCTAGACCTAGACTTACACCACTGGAGACCTCTACGTTGTGCACATGATGACCCTAGGAATACCTCTAGATCATCATGGACTTGGAAGAAAGATGTTCCTTTTTCTCCACTTTAACAGCACCCCACCGCCATGAAAAAGTCGCACTATTCCTCTTCTCTAAATCTGAAAATCCCATTCACTGGTCCAGAAATATGATATAACCCAAGTGTTGTCTCCTAGGGTCTGCAGGCGGCTTTCCAAAGAAGTGAAGCCGGTGCCGGGTGGTGGAAGAGCCAAGCCAGCACCTAAACCTAAGCCCCAGCCTCAACTTCCTCGCTGCCGCGCACTCTACGCCTACGACGCACAGGACACGGATGAGCTGAGCTTCAATGCGAACGACGTCTTGGACATTGTCCGAGAAGGTAGTTGTCACCGCAGATCCTATACCACAGtgatccccaacctttctgaccttgagagccacatttagctctgagagagggttgcaagccacatccagctcccactcACCTCACAGTTATGGCAACCAAAGACCCCATTACTGGTATAATGATAACGAAAGCTTTTCCACATAAATCACCcggaagcagtataccaagatccaggtgTTCCCACAATACACCCATTCAATATTCTCCCAACACATTGTCGCATCCGGCTTCAAGTGTCTCTTCTGATAGGTAGTATCATCCCGTCCCCAAATTACCAtagttaaattatctctaaacataTGTGTatccaaatctgctcttctgtgcagagctGCTCACAATCTTCATCATTTTGAGATATGCTCTTCAGACCTGTTTGCTaaacctggagctaatgcaccaagctggcagccatgagccacaattcatgggaccgcgagccacatgtggctcccgagctacaggttggagaCCCCTGCTATACCATGTCCTCACGCTGGCTGGTGTTTCTTGGAAACGGACTTACCACCACACATCCGCTTTCCCTATGTTTTATATCtattttgtataatttttttttttccctcactagTCTGGGAAAaatgaaataccgtatatactcgtgtataagccgagtttttcagcacatttatttgtgctgaaaaagcccccctcagcttatacatgatACATTGTCCCAGAAAGGCGGCGGAGCaacgggtgacaggaggcagaagcctgcggctgtaactgtgcctactgctaaagagaaattaatattcactgcgctagcagtgaatattcatttctcttatagcgcgctcagttacagccgcagccgctggcttccagcacacatcctatttACCTTCCTGCGTGCCCTGGCTGCATCTCGTTCGTTCCAACGCCAGCAGTTCTTCTGGCTGAgtgatcacgtggccccgctcattaaccccttcccgacctgtgacgccacgtacgcgtcgtgaaagtctgtgccaattcgacctgtgatgcctatgtggcgtcatggggggatcgcgttcctgcaggtcgggtgaatgggttaactgaaatgtcacccgacctttagtgagttgggctaaagttcgggttcggctaaagttagggttgggctaaagttagggttgggctaaagttagggttggggctaaagttagggttggggctaaagttagggttggggttaggcttaggggtgtgttggggttaggtttgtggttagggttggaattaggcttagggatgtgttggggttagggttggagttataatttgggggtttccactgtttaggcacatcaggggctctccaaacgcgacatgacgcccgcagaccattccatcaaagtctacattccaaaacgtcactacttcctttccaagccttgacgtgtgcccaaacagtagttttctcccacatatggggtatcagcgtactcaggaaaaattggacatcaacttttggggtccaatttctcctgttacccttggaaaaaaaattggggactaaaagttcatttttggggaaaaaatatgatttttttattttcacgcctgggcgctataaactttattgaaacacctgtgggttcaaagttctcaccacacatctagataacttccttgggggtgtagtttccaaaatggagtcacttgtggggggtttccactgtttaggtaaacaggggctctccatacgcgacatggtgtccactaactattggagctaattttccattcagaaagtcaaatggcgctccttcccttccgagccctgctgtgcacccaaacagtggtttacccccacatatgatgtatctctgtattcaggagaagttgcccaacaaatttcaggatccattttatcctgttgcccatgtgaaaataaaaaaattgaggctaaaaaattttttttttttttttttcacaaaaagtactttttcatttttacggatcaatttgtgaagcacctgggggttcagagtgctcactatgcatctttataagttccttgggggggatctagtttcctaaatggggtcactttattgaaacacctgtgggttcaaagttctcaccacacatctagataacttccttgggggtgtagtttccaaaatggggtcacttgtgggggagattcagtgtttaggcacacaggggctctccatactcgacatggtgtccgctaacaattggagctaattttccattcaaaaagtgaaatggcgctccttcccttctgagccttgccgtgtgcccaaacagtggtttatgaccacatatgagatattggtgtactcaggagaaatagcccaacaaattttaggatccattttatcctgttgcccatgtgaaaatgaaaaaattgaggctaaaagaacatttttgttggaaaaattaaaatgtccattttttccttcaacgttgctttagttcctgtgaagcacttgaagggttaataatcttcttgaatgtagttttgagtagcttgaggggtgcagttttttgaatggtgtcacttttgggtgttttctgtcatataggcccctcaaagggacttcaaatttgatgtggtcactaaaaaaaatggttttgtaaattttgctggaaaaattagaaattgatgataaattttgaacccttataacttcctaaaaaaaaatgtttttccccaaaattgtgctgatgtaaagtagatatgtgggaaatgttatttattaactgtttgcgtcacataactctctggtttaacaaactaaaaattaaaaaattttaaattgcgaaattttctaaatttttgccaaatttccgatttttctcacaaataaacgcaaaaattatcgacctaaatttaccactatcatgaagcccaatatgtcatgaaaaaacagtctcagaatcgctaggatctgttgaagcgttcctgagttattacctcataaagggactctggtcagaattgcaaaaaatgtccagatcattaaggtcaaaataggctgggtcatgaaggggttaaggtaatgaatattcacacctctccactcccataggagtggagtGAATATTCGCTACCTTAATGAGCGAGGCCACGTGATTGCtaggcaggaagagctgctggcgccggaacgagatgcagcggtgGCGCGCagaaaggtaagtaggatgtgttttgttttttatagaaaccatacatacaaggataggggatgaggagccatgcgtacaaggataggggatgaggagccatgcgtacaaggataggggatgaggagccatgcatacaaggacggggataaggagccatgcatacaaggataggggataaggagctatgcatacaaggataggggataaggagccatggatacaaggataggggatgaggagctatgcatacaagggtaggggataaggagctatgcatacaaggataggggatgaggagctatgcatacaagggtagaggataaggagcaatgcatacaaggatgggggataagGAGCCGTTTATACAGGGACGGGGAGCCGTGCATACCCGGCTTatgctcaagtcaataagtttacccagtttttcgtggcataattggatgccttggcttatactctggCTCAAGTATATGCGGTAGGTAAAAGTGTCAGAACTTTCTTTTTCGCCATTGGTACATCACAATGTAAAACCTAAGTATTCCATCTTGGATGGCTTCCTGTAGACTGTCCATGTGCAATCTGCAGAAAGTAGGACATGCATGAAGAGTGGAATGGACCCGCTCAGTGCGGGGCAGTGCGCTGTCCAGTACCCATCTCTACAGGCAGCATAGCTGCAGGTACAGGGCAGTATGTGACTCTTCAGTCTCCACCATCGGCTTCCTGTCTACTTGGCTCCTGCTTACActgattttttcttcactgctgcagATCCCTCCGGCTGGTGGCAGGGCAGAATACGAGGCCGCGAAGGGCTGTTTCCAGGAAATTACGTGGACAAAATCTGACCCCGGTGCTGCCATGTAGAACAAAGCGTTTATCTGCCAGTTGGTCCTGGCTGCCGCCACTGTCTTTTTATAAATGATTTTTATATTTGTGCTGGGGTGAGTTCTCCTATTTATTGAATAGCCAATAAATGTTCCCTCAGCCGCGAGAGTCAGTATGGTTGTATCATATAGTACACCGCTGCTACTATACATCCCACTCCACCTGCAGGGAGACGTCGCTTACACTCTGGTTGTATTATACACCGCCGCTACTATACATCTCGTTCCACCGGTGAGGAGATGTCCCTTACACCCTGGTTGTATTATACATCGCAGCTCGTATACATCCAGCTCCACCTGTGATGAGACGTCGCTTACACCCTGGTTGTATCATACACTGCACCACTGCTTCTATGCATCCAGCTCCACCTGTGAGGAGACATCCCTTACCCTTTGGTTGTATCATACACTACACCGCAGCTCCTATACATCCAGCTCCACCTGTGGGGAAATGTCCTTTGCACACTGGTCCTGTCCTATACATCCCGCTCCACCTGTGAGGAGACGTCGCTTACAACCTGGTCATATCCTATACAAACACTCCACCTGTGAGGAGACATCCCTTACCCCTTGGTTGTATCATACACTACACCGCAGCTCCTATACATCCAGCTCCACCTGTGGGGAAATGTCCTTTGCACCCTGGTCCTGTCCTATACATCCCGCTCCACCTGTGAGGAGACGTCGCTTACAACCTGGTCATATCCTATACAAACACTCCACCTGTGAGGAGACATCCCTTACCCCTTGGTTGTATCATACACTACACCGCAGCTCCTATACATCCAGCTCCACCTGTGGGGAAATCTCCTTTGCACCCTGGTCGTGTCCTATACATCCCGCTCCACCTGTGAGGAGACGTCGCTTACAACCTGGTCATATCCTATACAAACACTCCACCTGTGAGGAGACATCGCTTACACTCTGGTCATATCCTATACATCCTGCTCTACGTGTGACCTGTGGGGTGACGTTGCTTACACCCTGGTCGCATCCTATTCATccagctccacctgtggggagacgTCACTTACACTCTGGTCGTATCCTATACATCTCGCTCCACCTACGGGGAGACGTCGCTTACACCCTGGTCGTATCCTATAcatcctgctccacctgtggggagacgTCCCTTAAACCCTGGTCATATCCTATACATCCCGCTCCACCTGCGGGGAGATGTTGCTTAAACCCTGGTCGTATCCTATAcatcccgctccacctgtggggagacgTCCTTTACACCCTGTTGTATCATACACTCCGGCTACTATACATCCTGCTCCACCTGTAAGGAGACGTCCCTTACACCCCTGATTGCATCATATACCGCGGCTACTTTACaatccgctccacctgtggggagactTCCCTTACACTCTGGTCGTATCCTATACAtcgcgctccacctgtggggagacgTCGCTTACCCCCTAGTCGTTACCTATACGTCCTGCACTACTTGTGGGGAGACGTTGCTTACACCCTGTTTAGTATCCTATACATCTCACTCCACCTTAGGGGATACATCGCTTACCCACTGGTCGTATCCTATACATGCCGCTCCACCTATGGGGAGACGTCGCTTACACCCTGGTTGTATCATACACTGCGGTTACTCCGCATCCTGCTCCACCTGTGAGGAGACACCCCTTACACCCTGATCGTATGCTATACATCCCGCTCTACCTGCGGGTAGACGTCCCTTACACAGTGGTCGTTTCCTATACATCCCGCTCTACCTGCGGGTAGACGTCCCTTACACCCTGGTCGTTTCCTATACATCCCGCTCCACCTGCAAGGAGACctcgcttaggcctctttcacacttctgtcttttagctcctgtcgaaatccgtcgatttttgaaaaaacaggatcctgtttttttccatagacttgtattagcgacggactgtgacggatggccatccgtttcatccgtcgtgcactggatccgtcggaaaattgctgCCCGTCGGGCGAagaaaatgttcagaggaacgttttttctgcacgtcggaaaatcactCAGCGACAGGTCCTGCGCTGCCTGTTGTCTGCTATAACGGTAGCCTATGcaggcaggatccgtcgctgaccgtcaaaaacaggaatccagtgacgtatcTCATTTTTCAATTCCGAGCATGCCTGGAATTTTCTAGTCAGGGGAaaatgtgtctctctctctctctctctctctctctctctctctctctctctctctctctctcttctctcttctctcttctctcttctctcttctctcttctctcttctctcttctctcttctctctcctctctcttcaAATTCATCCGTCTTCCACTATTTTTAAGACATCCATCGATACATCGCAGCGAAGCCTTACACACTGGTCATATCCTATACATCTCGCTCCACCTGCGGGGAGACGTCGGTTACACTCTTGTCGTATCTGTGAGGGATGAgatagactccattttggatttattaattcagaCCCCATAGATTATCCAGAGATCTCACAAGTTCCCAAAAGAACAGAACTTTGCCatatggccagagaattagaggccacgtgTTAATGAAGGAGCAGAGCTGGGAACCCTGCTCTCTTCTCTGCAAGGCAGCCAACATCAATCATCTATCAAGGGAAAGCGTAGACACTTGGGCACCAATACCTAGAGATGAATTATGGGAGTACAATGTatctcagggttaagtccaatGTACATCCAGATTCCTGGGAGCCCTCGGCACACTCACCTGTG
This window harbors:
- the LOC143767310 gene encoding unconventional myosin-Ie-like isoform X5, which encodes MAQYENPPHIYALADTMYRNMLIDGENQCVIISGESGAGKTVAAKYIMGYVSKVSGGGPRVQHVKDIILKSNPLLEAFGNAKTVRNNNSSRFGKYFEIQFSRGGEPDGGKISNFLLEKSRVVSQNTVERNFHIFYQLLEGASAEDRENLGVTAPDYYFYLNQSAVYKVEDVSDKTEFTETMAAMDVVGLSHEAQASVLQIVAGILHLGNISFRESGNYAMVESEDFLAFPAFLLGIDQSRLKEKLTSRKMDSKWGGKSEVIDVTLNVEQACFSRDALSKALYTRLFDYLVEAVNKAMRKDVEEYNIGVLDIYGFEIFQKNGFEQFCINFVNEKLQQIFIELTLKAEQEEYVQEGIHWNPIEYFNNKIVCDLIENKLSPPGIMSVLDDVCATMHAKGEGADQTLLQKLQAAIGSHEHFNSWNKGFIVHHYAGKVSYTAEGFCERNRDVLFTDLIELMQSSEIPFIKDCFPENLNADKKGRPTTASSKIKKQANDLVQALMKCTPHYIRCIKPNETKKSRDWEDSRVKHQVEYLGLRENIRVRRAGYAYRRAFQKFLTRYAILTRETWPEWRGDQKKGVLHLLQSVNMDSDQYQLGKSKVFIKAPESLFLLEEMRERKYDSFARVIQKAWRKHTAVRKYIRMRAEASSIVLNKKERRRNSINRNFVGDYIGMDGLPELRQFVGRRERIDFADTVVKFDRRFKTLKRDLVLTPKFLYLIGREKVKQGPEKGQIKEVLKRKIELKDILSVSLSQLQDDFLVIHEAQYDSVLESVFKTEFLSLLYKRYEERTQKKLQLRFSNQLEFKVKKEGWTPWGAAGSRQLQFQPGMGDMAVLKASGKAMVVSIGPGLPANSRPTRKDNRKSQYFDGRGRATGCEAPSSNGSNKKSRPRLTQRMSFTSRQSSMDQPSLPRQGASPRAKAPPANIDLGFMNVPDEGVAGVCRRLSKEVKPVPGGGRAKPAPKPKPQPQLPRCRALYAYDAQDTDELSFNANDVLDIVREDPSGWWQGRIRGREGLFPGNYVDKI
- the LOC143767310 gene encoding unconventional myosin-Ie-like isoform X4: MGSKERYHWQTQNVRQSGVDDMVLLSKISEEAIVDNLKKRYMDDFIFTYIGPVLISVNPFKQLPYFTEKEIEMYQGAAQYENPPHIYALADTMYRNMLIDGENQCVIISGESGAGKTVAAKYIMGYVSKVSGGGPRVQHVKDIILKSNPLLEAFGNAKTVRNNNSSRFGKYFEIQFSRGGEPDGGKISNFLLEKSRVVSQNTVERNFHIFYQLLEGASAEDRENLGVTAPDYYFYLNQSAVYKVEDVSDKTEFTETMAAMDVVGLSHEAQASVLQIVAGILHLGNISFRESGNYAMVESEDFLAFPAFLLGIDQSRLKEKLTSRKMDSKWGGKSEVIDVTLNVEQACFSRDALSKALYTRLFDYLVEAVNKAMRKDVEEYNIGVLDIYGFEIFQKNGFEQFCINFVNEKLQQIFIELTLKAEQEEYVQEGIHWNPIEYFNNKIVCDLIENKLSPPGIMSVLDDVCATMHAKGEGADQTLLQKLQAAIGSHEHFNSWNKGFIVHHYAGKKQANDLVQALMKCTPHYIRCIKPNETKKSRDWEDSRVKHQVEYLGLRENIRVRRAGYAYRRAFQKFLTRYAILTRETWPEWRGDQKKGVLHLLQSVNMDSDQYQLGKSKVFIKAPESLFLLEEMRERKYDSFARVIQKAWRKHTAVRKYIRMRAEASSIVLNKKERRRNSINRNFVGDYIGMDGLPELRQFVGRRERIDFADTVVKFDRRFKTLKRDLVLTPKFLYLIGREKVKQGPEKGQIKEVLKRKIELKDILSVSLSQLQDDFLVIHEAQYDSVLESVFKTEFLSLLYKRYEERTQKKLQLRFSNQLEFKVKKEGWTPWGAAGSRQLQFQPGMGDMAVLKASGKAMVVSIGPGLPANSRPTRKDNRKSQYFDGRGRATGCEAPSSNGSNKKSRPRLTQRMSFTSRQSSMDQPSLPRQGASPRAKAPPANIDLGFMNVPDEGVAGVCRRLSKEVKPVPGGGRAKPAPKPKPQPQLPRCRALYAYDAQDTDELSFNANDVLDIVREDPSGWWQGRIRGREGLFPGNYVDKI